One Methanobacterium sp. DNA window includes the following coding sequences:
- a CDS encoding DHH family phosphoesterase: protein MNKICLECKGKGHKVISYKICEACHGSCFKDQVDVKKHVKGISSGAMERFDLNEEQEVPCGVCKGKGEIEVTEKCVVCEGKGEMNQCKKCGKKIESGDYCKDCEVQNKVYILHPACDINDLERGADYKGKVTRVEDWGIFVSLSKKLFGLLRGRMLGYDVGDDLLVKVIDIKKGKGGKDEVDLVKSNIKGEYELVKLRKNIARSLIGEITTNYVKRTVRIVGEVIQIQQTSGPTIFTISDETSTTWAAAFDEPGIRVYPHISIGNIVEVLGEVNIHSGKIQIESESIEKLHGKESIDARRLIDEAIDKKAEPETTELMIESEVLNKLQERMRLAAKAIRRAIFDGRSVLVRHHADADGICAGVAIEKAVVPLIRDINPGSDAEWHFFKRAPSKAPFYEIEDVVKDLSFALEDRERHGQKLPLIVLLDNGSTEEDVLALIKAKIYDIEIVVIDHHYPGEVVDERVVVDDYVDVHVNPYLVGGNSEITAGALAFEVAKMINPEVKEQLMHLPGIAAVGDHASSDEAQKYIEISDFKGYDREDLEKIATCVDFEAFYLRFMNGRGIMDTILGIGNRDKHSKLIEALYKESQKRVKNQLRAALPNLKTQKLPNGVIFNVLDVEKFAFKFTYPAPGKTTGYVHDTMVKKYGEETPIVTLSYGPDFGVIRATDAVNEMFGFNLNTIIIKLDGEIPEAGIDGGGHECAGSLKFVEGLSKKVLGTFAEEIAMLGK from the coding sequence ATGAATAAAATTTGTTTAGAATGTAAAGGAAAGGGACATAAAGTCATAAGTTATAAAATTTGCGAAGCATGCCATGGAAGTTGCTTTAAAGACCAGGTAGATGTAAAAAAACATGTTAAAGGCATTTCAAGCGGTGCAATGGAACGATTTGATTTAAATGAAGAACAAGAAGTTCCATGTGGTGTATGTAAAGGAAAAGGCGAAATAGAAGTCACTGAAAAATGTGTTGTATGTGAAGGAAAAGGTGAAATGAACCAGTGCAAAAAATGCGGTAAGAAAATAGAATCAGGAGACTACTGCAAAGACTGTGAAGTTCAAAACAAAGTCTATATTTTGCACCCAGCATGTGATATAAACGATCTTGAACGAGGTGCAGATTATAAAGGAAAAGTCACAAGGGTTGAAGACTGGGGAATATTTGTAAGCCTTTCAAAAAAATTATTTGGATTACTTAGAGGTCGAATGCTAGGATATGATGTTGGCGATGACCTTTTAGTTAAAGTAATAGACATTAAAAAAGGTAAAGGCGGGAAAGATGAAGTTGACCTTGTTAAATCAAATATAAAAGGAGAATATGAGTTAGTTAAGCTTAGAAAAAACATTGCAAGGAGCCTTATAGGTGAAATAACTACAAACTATGTTAAAAGAACTGTTAGAATTGTAGGGGAAGTAATTCAAATTCAACAGACTTCAGGACCAACCATATTCACAATATCAGATGAAACATCTACAACATGGGCTGCAGCCTTTGATGAACCTGGAATCAGAGTATATCCACATATAAGCATCGGAAACATAGTGGAAGTCCTCGGTGAAGTGAATATTCACAGTGGAAAAATACAGATAGAATCAGAATCTATTGAAAAACTGCATGGAAAAGAATCAATTGATGCAAGAAGATTAATTGATGAAGCAATAGACAAAAAAGCAGAACCTGAAACCACAGAGCTAATGATTGAAAGTGAAGTCCTTAATAAACTTCAAGAAAGGATGAGATTAGCTGCAAAAGCCATAAGAAGGGCTATTTTTGATGGAAGATCAGTTCTGGTAAGACACCATGCAGATGCAGATGGAATATGTGCAGGAGTAGCCATAGAAAAAGCAGTAGTACCTCTTATAAGAGATATAAATCCTGGAAGTGATGCTGAATGGCATTTTTTTAAAAGAGCGCCAAGTAAAGCACCATTCTATGAAATTGAGGATGTTGTAAAAGATTTATCATTTGCACTTGAAGATAGGGAAAGACACGGTCAAAAATTACCATTAATAGTTTTATTAGACAATGGATCAACAGAGGAGGATGTTTTAGCTCTTATAAAAGCTAAAATTTATGATATAGAAATTGTAGTTATAGATCATCATTATCCTGGCGAAGTAGTTGATGAAAGAGTGGTTGTAGACGATTATGTGGATGTGCATGTAAATCCTTATCTTGTAGGTGGTAATTCAGAAATAACAGCAGGTGCACTTGCATTTGAAGTTGCAAAAATGATAAATCCTGAAGTTAAAGAGCAATTAATGCATTTACCTGGAATTGCAGCTGTAGGTGATCATGCAAGCTCTGATGAAGCTCAAAAATATATAGAAATTTCAGATTTTAAAGGTTACGATAGGGAAGATCTTGAAAAAATAGCCACATGTGTAGACTTTGAAGCGTTTTATCTGAGATTTATGAATGGTAGGGGAATAATGGACACAATTCTTGGCATTGGAAACCGGGATAAACATTCAAAACTCATTGAAGCACTTTACAAGGAATCTCAAAAGAGAGTTAAAAACCAGCTTAGAGCTGCTCTTCCTAACCTTAAAACCCAGAAATTACCAAATGGTGTGATATTTAACGTGTTAGATGTTGAAAAATTTGCTTTTAAATTCACATATCCTGCACCAGGTAAAACCACAGGTTATGTGCATGATACAATGGTTAAAAAATATGGTGAAGAAACCCCAATAGTAACTCTTTCTTACGGGCCTGATTTTGGAGTAATAAGGGCTACAGATGCTGTAAATGAAATGTTTGGATTCAATTTAAACACAATAATTATAAAACTTGATGGAGAAATTCCAGAAGCAGGAATAGATGGTGGAGGACATGAATGTGCAGGATCCCTTAAATTTGTAGAGGGATTATCTAAAAAGGTTCTGGGAACATTCGCAGAAGAAATTGCAATGCTTGGAAAATAA
- a CDS encoding GAF domain-containing protein, producing the protein MPLVLDPIYLANLILSLIIVVIGFATYKINKNLIALYIALAFLLFGISHFFFLVGLKGPLEQYLVIIRIIAYILIIYGLYRSWGQVKTQITKLSNKNKQLKIEIIERERAEEKILHLNSILISISNINQLIVKEKDPETLLKKVCEILFKTRDFHYVWIGKVEKNSFKLKPVASEGISEDNLKFFNVTGNNPVTGETPIEMAIKTGKTQVNPSTADNAHQESNDKGDINDCNTSYIALPIFSGVKIYGVLNICSEHKEPFDSNEVTLLGKLVEDIGFALHNIKIEAQHKIAEEKIKKSLEEKEVLLKEIHHRVKNNMQIVSSLLRLQSRYIDDKKTFELFRDSQNRVKTMSLVHEKLYQSEDLSVIDFEEYIKSLINDLFRSYGITRGIILPQVSADNISFDVSTAIPCGLIINEIVTNSIKHAFPNGKKGTITVDLHSNGDDSYVLTVSDDGIGFPEDIDYKNTKSLGLHLVMALTDQIHGNIEMVKNKGTKFKITFNTGNKVK; encoded by the coding sequence ATGCCGCTGGTGTTGGATCCGATATATTTAGCAAATCTAATACTTAGTTTAATCATTGTTGTAATTGGATTTGCAACTTATAAAATAAATAAAAATTTAATTGCACTTTATATTGCCTTAGCCTTCTTGCTATTTGGAATTTCTCATTTTTTCTTTTTAGTAGGTCTAAAAGGTCCATTAGAACAATATCTGGTCATAATTAGAATAATTGCATACATACTGATTATTTACGGATTATACAGAAGTTGGGGACAAGTTAAAACTCAAATAACAAAACTTTCAAATAAGAATAAACAATTAAAAATAGAAATAATAGAACGTGAAAGGGCAGAAGAAAAAATACTGCATTTAAATTCAATTTTGATATCAATAAGTAATATTAATCAACTTATAGTGAAAGAAAAAGATCCAGAAACTCTTTTAAAGAAAGTATGCGAAATTTTATTTAAAACAAGAGATTTCCATTACGTATGGATTGGTAAAGTTGAAAAAAATAGTTTTAAACTAAAACCTGTAGCATCAGAAGGTATTAGTGAGGATAATCTAAAATTTTTTAATGTTACAGGGAATAATCCAGTTACAGGAGAAACTCCAATTGAAATGGCAATAAAAACAGGTAAAACTCAAGTCAATCCTAGCACTGCGGATAATGCTCACCAAGAATCTAATGATAAGGGCGATATAAATGATTGCAATACTTCTTACATTGCTTTACCTATATTTTCAGGAGTTAAAATTTATGGGGTTCTAAACATCTGTTCTGAACATAAAGAACCTTTTGATAGTAATGAAGTAACATTACTGGGTAAGTTAGTTGAAGATATTGGATTTGCACTTCACAATATTAAAATTGAAGCCCAACATAAAATTGCAGAAGAAAAAATAAAAAAATCACTGGAAGAAAAGGAAGTACTACTTAAAGAAATACATCACAGAGTTAAAAATAACATGCAAATAGTTTCAAGCTTACTTAGACTGCAATCAAGGTATATAGATGATAAAAAGACATTTGAGCTTTTTAGAGACAGTCAAAACCGTGTAAAAACAATGTCTCTTGTCCATGAAAAACTGTACCAATCAGAAGATTTATCGGTAATTGATTTTGAAGAATACATAAAAAGCCTTATAAATGACCTTTTCCGTTCATATGGAATTACTAGAGGGATTATACTTCCTCAGGTTAGTGCAGATAATATATCCTTCGATGTTAGCACGGCAATTCCATGTGGCCTTATCATTAATGAGATTGTAACTAATTCTATAAAACATGCATTCCCTAATGGAAAAAAAGGTACTATAACTGTTGATTTACATTCCAATGGGGATGATTCATATGTTTTAACTGTCAGTGACGATGGTATTGGATTTCCAGAGGATATTGACTATAAAAACACGAAATCACTTGGTTTGCATTTAGTTATGGCCCTAACAGATCAAATACATGGTAACATAGAAATGGTAAAAAATAAGGGTACAAAATTTAAAATAACATTTAATACTGGTAATAAAGTTAAATAA
- a CDS encoding DUF241 domain-containing protein — protein MDVVDARVRKCKDITVIMDKKMRQRQIVHDKYLIHLDRNNPFEVDEFVKITRKNDFEKLKAILKTLKNERNQLKAQINELQVKLRLQEEYIEKLETGTDNVSGSKKGLFKSLIN, from the coding sequence TTGGATGTTGTAGATGCAAGGGTTCGTAAATGTAAGGATATCACAGTAATAATGGATAAAAAGATGAGGCAACGCCAAATAGTACATGATAAATATTTAATCCATTTAGATAGGAATAATCCTTTTGAAGTTGATGAATTCGTGAAAATCACTCGTAAAAATGACTTTGAAAAACTAAAGGCCATCTTGAAAACGCTGAAAAATGAAAGAAATCAATTAAAAGCCCAGATCAACGAACTGCAAGTGAAATTAAGATTACAGGAAGAATATATTGAAAAACTGGAAACAGGAACAGATAATGTATCTGGAAGTAAAAAAGGATTATTTAAAAGTTTAATTAATTAG
- a CDS encoding desulfoferrodoxin: protein MTENKQVYRCNICGNIVEVMHAGGGSLVCCGQLMELLEEKTEDTGFEKHVPVIEKTANGLKVKVGSIPHPMEENHFIEWIEVLVDNCAYIKSLKPGDEPQAEFEIKIDDTSKISAREYCSIHGLWKSV from the coding sequence ATGACTGAAAATAAACAGGTTTACAGATGTAATATTTGTGGAAATATAGTGGAAGTTATGCATGCTGGTGGAGGAAGTCTTGTATGCTGTGGTCAGCTAATGGAATTACTTGAAGAAAAAACTGAGGATACAGGGTTTGAAAAACATGTTCCAGTTATTGAAAAGACTGCTAATGGGTTAAAAGTCAAAGTTGGTTCAATTCCACATCCAATGGAGGAAAATCACTTTATTGAGTGGATTGAAGTTTTGGTTGATAACTGTGCTTACATTAAATCATTAAAACCGGGTGATGAACCGCAAGCTGAATTTGAGATTAAAATTGATGATACCAGCAAAATCAGTGCCAGAGAATATTGTAGTATTCATGGTTTGTGGAAATCAGTATAA
- a CDS encoding rubrerythrin family protein, whose protein sequence is MQKTIENLAKAFIGESQARNRYTMYSKAAKKEGYVQLSNIFLITADNEREHAKWLMKMINELKAETNQEIDEIMVEAAAPTIYGTTVENLKAAIAGEQYENSEMYPEFADTAEAEGLMDVADRLRAIGHAEVHHEDRYTRILEQIEAGTLLKKEKDLEWNCSKCGYIFYGNEPPEKCPSCDHPTKYFEVRSEEY, encoded by the coding sequence ATGCAAAAAACCATAGAAAATTTGGCAAAAGCGTTTATTGGTGAAAGTCAGGCAAGAAATAGGTACACAATGTACTCAAAAGCTGCTAAAAAGGAAGGATATGTTCAGCTTTCAAATATTTTCCTGATTACTGCAGATAATGAAAGAGAGCACGCTAAATGGTTAATGAAAATGATTAATGAGCTAAAAGCTGAAACTAACCAGGAAATAGATGAAATTATGGTTGAAGCTGCAGCACCGACAATCTATGGAACAACTGTAGAAAATCTTAAAGCAGCAATTGCAGGAGAACAATACGAAAATTCAGAGATGTATCCTGAATTTGCTGATACTGCAGAAGCAGAAGGGTTAATGGACGTAGCAGACAGATTAAGGGCAATTGGACATGCAGAAGTTCATCATGAAGATAGATACACCAGAATATTAGAACAGATAGAAGCTGGAACTTTATTAAAGAAAGAAAAAGATTTAGAGTGGAACTGCAGTAAGTGTGGCTACATATTTTACGGAAATGAACCTCCAGAAAAATGTCCATCATGCGATCATCCAACAAAATACTTTGAAGTAAGATCTGAAGAATATTAA
- a CDS encoding MFS transporter, which yields MENNNDNTNAKIPALIIAIIASFLTPFMGSAINIALPSIGNEFLTNAVLLGWVPTAFLLAAAIFAVPFGRIADIYGMKKVFTYGMIIFTISSLLSAIAPSAVYLIAFRVVQGIGSAMIFVTGLAIVTSVYPPHERGKAIGFTIGAVYIGLSLGPALGGILTQYFGWRSLFYLMVPIGIMVIALIFWKLKGEWAACQGEKFDVPSTILYSLALLTFMFGFSELPGIIGIIMIIIGAVGLAAFVMLELKVKVPVFNMRLFKNTTFAFSSLAALINYMATFAVVFFLSLYLQYIKGLDPQTAGFILVAQPVIMAVLAPVAGKLSDKYEPRIIASIGMGLTTIGLSFFIFLDMSTSILFIILGLIILGCGFGLFSSPNTNAIMGSVERRFVGIASATVSTMRLIGQTLSMGIAILILSLIIGKVMITADNIPDLLGSIQLAFTVFTILCFIGIFISMAGKKKKIEKTD from the coding sequence ATGGAAAATAATAACGATAATACCAATGCTAAGATACCAGCTTTAATAATTGCAATAATCGCTTCATTTTTGACCCCATTTATGGGATCAGCTATTAACATAGCGCTTCCATCTATAGGAAATGAATTTTTAACCAATGCTGTCCTGTTAGGCTGGGTGCCAACAGCATTTTTGTTAGCAGCCGCCATATTTGCAGTTCCTTTTGGACGAATTGCAGATATTTATGGTATGAAAAAGGTTTTCACCTACGGAATGATAATTTTTACTATTTCATCTCTACTCTCTGCAATAGCACCTTCAGCAGTTTATTTAATAGCTTTTAGAGTAGTTCAAGGAATAGGGTCTGCTATGATTTTTGTTACAGGCCTTGCAATTGTAACATCTGTTTATCCTCCCCATGAAAGAGGTAAAGCAATAGGTTTCACCATTGGTGCTGTGTACATAGGTCTTTCGCTTGGACCTGCTCTTGGTGGAATTTTAACACAATATTTTGGATGGAGAAGTCTCTTTTATTTAATGGTACCCATTGGAATCATGGTTATAGCCCTAATATTCTGGAAATTAAAGGGAGAATGGGCAGCATGTCAAGGAGAAAAATTCGATGTTCCCAGTACAATACTCTACAGTTTAGCTTTATTGACATTTATGTTTGGATTTTCAGAACTTCCAGGAATAATTGGAATTATAATGATAATAATAGGTGCAGTAGGTCTTGCAGCATTTGTTATGCTGGAATTAAAAGTAAAAGTGCCTGTTTTTAACATGAGACTCTTTAAAAATACAACTTTCGCATTTTCAAGCTTAGCTGCTTTAATCAACTACATGGCCACATTTGCAGTGGTATTTTTCCTGAGTTTATATTTGCAGTATATAAAAGGTTTAGATCCACAAACTGCAGGCTTTATCCTGGTAGCACAGCCAGTTATCATGGCTGTTTTAGCGCCTGTTGCTGGGAAACTTTCAGATAAGTACGAACCAAGGATAATTGCCAGTATTGGGATGGGATTAACCACTATCGGATTATCATTTTTCATCTTCTTAGATATGAGCACCAGCATATTGTTCATAATATTAGGATTAATTATTCTGGGCTGTGGATTTGGCTTATTTTCATCACCAAACACTAATGCCATCATGGGATCTGTGGAAAGAAGGTTTGTAGGAATTGCATCAGCAACTGTAAGTACAATGCGACTTATTGGGCAGACATTAAGCATGGGAATAGCCATCCTTATACTCTCATTAATTATTGGAAAAGTAATGATAACTGCAGATAACATCCCTGATCTTTTAGGGAGTATACAACTAGCATTTACAGTGTTTACAATACTTTGTTTTATAGGAATTTTTATATCTATGGCTGGAAAAAAGAAAAAAATAGAAAAAACAGATTAA
- a CDS encoding SMC family ATPase — protein sequence MIFKTLSMTNIRSYKNHKPIEFPMGTSLFEGDIGSGKSTILMAIEFALFGLGNQKGDSILRKGSKNGSVLLEFMVGNNNYQIRRTLIRNEKDGSVRQDKGLLGINGKKIHLSASEIKEKVLDILNFKEPLNPRAQSVIFRYAVYTPQEEMKYILSQKPDDRLQTLRKAFGIEDYKIAAENANLISRSIKDKVIELKAKTADLDEKKQDLFILKGKLEENENKLAKFKVSKEELEKLLKEQNEALEKLQESELELKKIQAEIPHLKKQIKDKEELSIKYQDEIKNAEEENRLKFILQIEKIEKIKKPTNETEEDLSGKLAAIKKIVKDRDSLTSNLVMLNDNRQSFENELGNEKKKVSKDLQNEQESLKLKIEEQSNLVDSHKEQLQIVSKKIYKLEAKKSDITEKLENLDGLGDLCPICGSTLNEEHKKNLKTESDTSIRKIDSENRMLSHVEEKGKEELKQYEKELKNLENNLNDLKFLTEKVSNLEKVKNKIISIKEKISSLDINLESITEYHTDFDEIEDYINHFEVLMDKLKEYNRSQKELENIKYQLKKNLAKIKLNKESINVLTNEINDLKQDLSKFEEKSAELANVPPKIVESKLEYEKTVSQMQLIKENMASAKTLMEKLLEDISKVRDEIARKESLTKQLSKCNDYHIWVNDYLIPTLSLIEKHVMQKRFEEFNDNFQKWFNILIEDTSKNAKIDEEFTPIVEQDGFEQDINYLSGGEKTSVALAYRLALNNVVQHVSTGMKSNLLILDEPTDGFSREQLYKVREILNELKCPQVILVSHERELGSFADNVFKVEKIDGYSTVSKQN from the coding sequence ATGATTTTTAAGACACTTTCCATGACTAATATAAGGAGCTACAAAAACCATAAACCAATAGAATTCCCTATGGGAACCTCTTTATTTGAAGGAGATATTGGTTCTGGGAAATCTACAATATTAATGGCAATTGAATTTGCTCTTTTTGGTCTTGGAAACCAAAAAGGTGATTCAATACTTCGTAAAGGCTCTAAAAATGGATCAGTACTTTTAGAATTCATGGTGGGAAATAATAATTATCAAATTAGAAGAACTCTTATAAGAAATGAAAAGGATGGCTCTGTAAGGCAAGATAAGGGTCTTTTAGGTATTAATGGTAAAAAAATTCATTTATCAGCTTCAGAAATCAAGGAAAAAGTTTTAGATATTCTTAATTTTAAAGAACCACTTAATCCAAGAGCCCAAAGCGTGATATTTAGATATGCAGTTTATACTCCTCAAGAAGAGATGAAATATATACTATCTCAAAAACCAGATGATAGACTTCAAACTTTAAGAAAAGCCTTTGGAATAGAAGATTATAAAATCGCAGCAGAAAATGCAAATTTAATATCTCGGTCAATAAAAGATAAAGTTATTGAATTAAAGGCTAAAACAGCAGATTTAGATGAAAAAAAGCAGGATTTGTTTATTTTAAAAGGAAAATTAGAAGAAAATGAAAATAAGCTGGCCAAATTCAAAGTTAGTAAAGAAGAACTTGAAAAACTACTTAAAGAGCAAAATGAAGCACTTGAAAAGTTACAAGAGTCAGAACTGGAACTAAAAAAAATACAGGCTGAAATTCCTCATTTAAAAAAGCAAATAAAAGATAAAGAAGAGTTATCAATCAAATATCAAGATGAAATTAAAAATGCAGAAGAAGAAAATAGGCTGAAATTTATCTTACAAATTGAAAAGATTGAAAAGATTAAAAAGCCAACTAATGAAACTGAAGAGGATCTAAGTGGTAAATTAGCTGCAATTAAAAAGATCGTCAAAGATCGTGACAGTTTAACCTCTAATTTAGTTATGTTAAATGATAATAGGCAATCCTTCGAAAATGAGCTTGGAAATGAGAAAAAAAAAGTTTCTAAAGACCTTCAGAATGAACAAGAATCATTAAAACTTAAAATAGAAGAACAATCCAATTTAGTGGATTCCCATAAAGAACAGTTGCAAATAGTTTCTAAAAAGATATACAAGTTAGAGGCTAAAAAATCAGATATCACTGAAAAATTGGAAAATTTAGATGGTTTAGGGGATTTATGTCCTATTTGCGGTAGTACATTAAATGAAGAACATAAAAAGAATTTGAAGACTGAAAGCGACACAAGTATTAGAAAAATTGATTCTGAAAACCGAATGTTAAGTCATGTTGAAGAAAAAGGAAAAGAAGAATTAAAGCAGTATGAAAAAGAATTAAAAAATCTTGAAAATAATTTAAATGATTTGAAATTCCTTACAGAAAAAGTATCAAATTTAGAAAAGGTGAAAAATAAAATTATTTCTATAAAAGAAAAAATAAGCAGCCTTGATATAAATTTAGAATCAATAACGGAATATCACACTGATTTTGATGAAATCGAGGATTATATAAATCATTTTGAAGTTTTAATGGATAAACTTAAAGAATATAATAGAAGCCAAAAAGAATTGGAAAACATTAAATATCAACTTAAAAAAAATCTTGCTAAAATAAAATTGAATAAAGAGTCTATCAATGTTCTTACTAATGAAATCAATGATTTAAAACAGGATTTATCTAAATTTGAAGAAAAATCAGCAGAATTAGCAAATGTTCCACCTAAAATTGTTGAATCAAAATTGGAATATGAAAAGACAGTTTCCCAAATGCAATTAATCAAAGAAAATATGGCTTCAGCTAAAACTTTAATGGAAAAATTGCTTGAGGACATATCAAAAGTTAGAGATGAGATAGCGAGAAAGGAAAGTCTCACTAAACAGTTGAGTAAGTGCAATGATTATCATATTTGGGTTAATGACTACTTGATTCCAACACTCAGCTTGATAGAAAAACATGTGATGCAAAAAAGGTTTGAGGAGTTTAATGATAATTTCCAAAAATGGTTTAACATTCTAATTGAAGATACTTCCAAAAATGCAAAAATTGATGAAGAATTCACCCCAATTGTAGAACAAGATGGGTTTGAACAAGATATTAATTATTTAAGTGGTGGTGAAAAGACCAGTGTGGCTTTAGCTTACCGTTTAGCTTTAAATAATGTAGTTCAGCACGTTTCTACAGGAATGAAATCCAATTTATTAATATTGGATGAACCAACTGATGGATTTAGCAGAGAACAATTATACAAAGTTAGAGAAATTTTAAATGAACTGAAATGCCCTCAAGTTATTCTTGTTTCCCATGAAAGAGAGCTAGGAAGTTTTGCAGACAATGTTTTCAAAGTGGAAAAAATCGACGGTTATTCCACAGTATCCAAACAGAACTAA
- a CDS encoding exonuclease SbcCD subunit D — protein MYKFAHLADCHLGAQKYPELKKLEINAFKQCLDVCLEEKVDFIIIAGDLFHSNLPDMGVVKEAVGKLKQVKEKGITVYINYGSHDFSPNETSIIDVITESGLLKKLFDARVIKDDFGEEKIKLNFTTDEKTNAKLTGISGRKMGIDDTYYSMLDRRSLENEEGFKIFVFHTAIKTLLPDFLSKMDGIDIKLLPKNFDYYAGGHIHKQICENKFENHGVVAYSGPPFAGYPKDLEMNAKGEKRGFFIVEFDEKISNVKFHELNIAKYEFMQFEANHKNSNQLYEEILSKIKKKSLDDKIVIIKVKGELSGGKTSDINFYEIRRIIREAGAIHVSINHHGLVSKEFSEIRVKGETTAEIEENLLLENVSNIEVMQKQLNGRSGAQIALELMKTIRQSPKPNEKKLDYHNRILNESLEVLDLESN, from the coding sequence ATGTACAAATTTGCTCATCTTGCTGATTGCCATTTAGGTGCTCAAAAATACCCTGAATTAAAAAAATTAGAAATAAATGCATTTAAACAATGTTTAGATGTATGTTTAGAAGAAAAAGTTGATTTTATAATTATTGCTGGTGATTTGTTCCATTCAAATCTTCCAGACATGGGTGTTGTTAAAGAAGCTGTAGGAAAATTAAAACAAGTAAAAGAGAAAGGCATTACTGTTTATATTAATTATGGTAGCCATGATTTCAGCCCTAATGAAACATCTATTATTGATGTAATAACTGAAAGCGGATTATTGAAAAAACTATTTGATGCCAGGGTTATTAAAGATGATTTTGGAGAAGAAAAGATTAAATTAAATTTTACAACTGATGAAAAAACTAATGCTAAGTTAACAGGTATATCTGGGCGGAAAATGGGTATTGATGATACTTATTATAGTATGTTAGATAGGAGAAGTCTTGAAAATGAAGAAGGATTTAAAATATTCGTTTTTCACACTGCAATAAAGACTTTGTTACCTGATTTTTTATCTAAAATGGATGGTATTGATATTAAATTATTGCCTAAAAATTTTGATTACTATGCTGGCGGGCACATACACAAACAGATATGTGAAAATAAGTTTGAAAACCATGGGGTTGTCGCTTATTCTGGGCCTCCTTTTGCTGGATATCCTAAAGATTTAGAAATGAATGCTAAAGGAGAAAAAAGAGGTTTTTTTATTGTGGAATTTGATGAAAAAATATCTAATGTTAAATTTCACGAATTAAACATTGCTAAATATGAATTTATGCAATTTGAAGCCAATCATAAAAATTCTAATCAATTATATGAAGAAATACTATCTAAAATAAAAAAGAAATCATTAGATGATAAAATAGTTATTATAAAGGTCAAAGGAGAATTATCAGGAGGTAAAACATCTGATATTAATTTTTATGAGATTAGGCGAATTATAAGGGAAGCGGGAGCTATTCATGTTAGTATTAATCATCATGGCCTTGTTTCTAAAGAATTTTCAGAAATTAGGGTTAAAGGTGAAACTACAGCAGAGATAGAGGAAAATTTGCTCCTGGAAAATGTTAGTAACATAGAAGTGATGCAGAAACAATTGAATGGCCGTAGTGGTGCACAAATTGCCTTAGAACTGATGAAAACCATAAGACAAAGCCCAAAACCTAATGAAAAGAAATTAGATTATCATAATAGAATTTTAAATGAATCATTAGAAGTATTAGATTTGGAGAGTAATTAA